In Hemiscyllium ocellatum isolate sHemOce1 chromosome 20, sHemOce1.pat.X.cur, whole genome shotgun sequence, one genomic interval encodes:
- the snx8a gene encoding sorting nexin-8a, whose protein sequence is METEINEGDVPPYYRKVYEAICCKHEDYVRRSDFHKLLNRTELPPLVQSQIAEIVESKEESITKSALYRALVLIALAQQGKQPSPKLLENITQEYPKPRLGELESIRMQTHGNPILLSMTLQDLLHVDTVQVELIPEKKGLFLKHVEYELSSQRFKSSVYRRYNDFVVFHEVLLQRFPYRMVPALPPKRMLRADREFIESRRRALKRFINLVARHPFFSEDELLNIFLCFNGPDIQNKIRESLRGVGDEFMTCEIATTAKELLPPDIQAQFGASRELIRNIYNSFHKLRDRAERMANRSAENATDLLLFGKELSILGSDTTPVPSWASAASNTWSTLKQALKGLSVEFALLADKAAQQGKREEEEVVEKLNLFLDLLQSYKDLCERHEKGVLHEHQRALQKYSSMKRQMMSVTVQNKEQISVEQLESRIVQQENTILTMELRNYFSMYCLHQETQLIHVYLHIISHVLTAFIDSQIQGHREMSEVWNDLKPKLGGLLPNGMPSPPLSPGNLQTPTSILPTVN, encoded by the exons ATGGAGACGGAGATTAATGAAG GTGATGTTCCTCCCTATTACCGAAAGGTGTATGAAGCTATTTGCTGTAAACATGAGGATTACGTACGGAGAAGTGATTTTCATAAACTGTTGAACAGGACTGAGCTGCCACCTCTTGTACAGAGTCAG ATTGCTGAGATTGTAGAATCCAAGGAAGAGTCCATCACAAAGTCAGCCCTGTACAGAGCTTTGGTGTTGATTGCTCTAGCTCAGCAGGGAAAGCAGCCTTCTCCAAAACTACTAGAGAATATCACACAAG AATATCCAAAACCTCGGTTGGGTGAGCTAGAGTCAATCCGGATGCAGACTCACGGGAATCCGATTCTCCTGTCAATGACTCTGCAAGATCTGCTGCATGTTGACACGGTGCAGGTGGAACTAATTCCAGAAAAGAAGGGTCTCTTTCTAAAACATGTGGAGTATGAACTTTCCAGCCAG AGATTCAAGTCATCTGTTTATCGCCGATATAATGATTTTGTGGTGTTTCATGAAGTGCTCCTCCAGCGGTTCCCATATAGAATGGTGCCAGCATTGCCTCCAAAAAGAATGCTAAGAG CTGACCGTGAGTTTATTGAATCTCGGCGACGTGCTCTAAAGCGTTTTATTAACCTGGTGGCTCGTCACCCATTCTTCTCTGAAGATGAGCTTCTCAATATCTTCCTGTGCTTCAATGGTCCA GATATTCAAAATAAGATTCGCGAATCTTTGCGAGGAGTTGGTGATGAGTTTATGACATGTGAAATTGCAACAACAGCCAAG GAACTACTTCCTCCTGATATTCAGGCTCAGTTTGGTGCCAGTAGAGAGCTGATTCGAAACATCTATAACAGCTTCCATAAGCTAAGAGACCGAGCAGAGAGAATGGCAAACAGATCTGCTGAGAATGCCACCGATCTCCTGCTGTTTGGGAAGGAGCTGAG TATCTTAGGCTCTGACACAACGCCAGTTCCATCATgggcatcagcagcaagcaacacaTGGAGTACCCTGAAGCAAGCCCTTAAAGGCttatctgtggagtttgcattacTTGCTGACAAAGCTGCACAACAG GGGAAACGAGAAGAGGAGGAAGTGGTCGAAAAACTCAACCTCTTTCTGGATTTATTGCAGTCCTACAAG GATTTGTGTGAACGTCATGAGAAAGGTGTCCTTCATGAGCACCAACGAGCATTGCAGAAATACAGCTCCATGAAACGGCAGATGATGAGTGTAACTGTGCAAAACAAGGAGCAGATTTCTGTGGAGCAACTGGAGTCACGGATTGTACAG CAAGAGAATACAATCTTGACCATGGAGCTTCGGAACTATTTCTCGATGTATTGCCTGCACCAGGAGACTCAACTCATCCATGTCTACCTACACATCATCTCCCATGTGCTGACTGCTTTCATTGATTCGCAGATTCAAGGGCACCGAGAG ATGAGTGAAGTGTGGAATGATTTGAAGCCGAAGCTGGGAggtcttctgcccaatggaatgCCATCACCACCTCTGTCCCCAGGGAATTTGCAGACACCAACCTCCATTTTACCCACAGTGAATTGA